One Nymphaea colorata isolate Beijing-Zhang1983 chromosome 12, ASM883128v2, whole genome shotgun sequence genomic window, ATTTTTATGAATTCATTATGGATGGAAAATGGCTGGAGGATGTTTTTTGTTCATGATCACTAGTTATCGATGACTAATGcaaccaatatttttttatgtcagTTCAGTCTTTTGGCCCAAAAAGATCCAGTCTTTGTTTTGTTAGTTCTAAATCCATTGTTTGGTCTTATTTTGTTGACACTTCCACACAGTAGCTATCTGTGATTCTGGCTTACTTTCATTAGCTTCACTAGCAGCAATgcagttttaagttttaactggTCAGCTTAAATTGATGATCGGTTTTCTAGTGGTTTTTCATTATAAGATGGTAATCCTAATTTGAAAGACTTCAAGTCTATACCTCTTTCATGGTATGTGCCACTTTTTCTTATGGAAGGATGAAGTTGATATGTGTTGTGTAGGGAATTAATTGATGAACTTTTAAGTTGACTTGTCATGTTATTTgatatttctaattttctacACATATGAATATGCATTCTGGTAATGTAATGCAGCCCAGCTGCCGGGGAACTACTTGGCCTTGGATCACAACCTAATGCTGGTTTCATAGCAGCTGATTTTGATCGTTCATCCCTCATTTTGTGCGGCAAAGCTTTTGCAGACAACAGTGGTGTTAAAGATGCACTAGCTGCTTTGGCTGCTCCCACCGTATTTGCAAGAGGTGGCCTCCCTCTTTCTGCAAGGTAGTGTGATCTTTGGCTTTCCTGATCTGTAACGTGATAATTTGCTTACTACAACACCTTTCAGGTTGCTGGTAGTTGGTGACTCTGTGGTTCTGCTATTTGGTTCGAAAGATACCATCCAAAACTGCACAGAGCTGCATAAGCTGATGGTTGCCAAGGATGAGGGTGTTGTGTTATCTTCTCATGGCGTGGCACCTCTATTTAGAACAAAAGATGCTACTGCACCAAACCTTTACAAACAGCCAGCTTCTGTCATCATTACTTCTGCTGATCCGTAAGTCTTAATCTGGTGATGGTGCTTCTTATGCAGATTGCAGATTTTCCAAAATAAGAGATCCCTAGCATCATGTATTCTTATGAAAATTCTAGTGATatattatttctttgttttttttttgcctgcaAAGCAGATCTGGTGTCCTTCCTTCAATATCAAAACTCTCACCAGGCCAAGCAGCATATCACTTTCTGGCTGGCTACCAGAGTGGAAAATTCATGCCAGCATATCATGATCAATTTTTGTCTCTTGACCCATTAGAGCTTGCTAAGAGACTCTCAACCCAGGTTTTTATCCAAACTCAGgaacttttccttttgtttctagCAAGCTAGAAGGTGGCTTGTAACCCTTTTCCATGGGATGTTATAGTTGCAGAACAGTGAGATTCCATCATATCTAATCAATGTTAGTGAAGGAGAAAAACATGTCGCTGGTATGCCCTGATACctaaacatctctctctctctctttctctctctctctctctctctctctctctctctctctctatctttctgttttttgtgtTACATTTCCACCTtgttaatgatttaatggaCACATATAAATGTGCACAAACATATTTGCTTGGATGTGCTCCTTGGTCCTTCTAGTATCGTGTTTACTTACAATTACACTGGTAGGTTggcaaaaaaaatatacacgtgcatgtgtgtgtgcgtacACACTCGTGCGCATGCCTAAAATCATGTTAATATCTGTACATGCACATGAAAAATCAACTTGTGGATCCAATTGTCCAGTGCTTTTCTGGTGTACTGTTTGTACATGTGCGCAGATAGTTGTATATTCTGTTGATGATCATTTGTAAATGTGACGTATGAGAGGTGGAGGCATTTTGCTTTTTGAGTGTGTGGTTTCCAAAATTGAAAAGCCTAAAGCTGTCTTTAGTGGGTCAAATCTGTTTGGTCTTTCGTCATGCTTCTATTTGATATAGAATTTAAGTTCTAATCATTCATTTGTCTCAGCAGTGAGGTACTTCATAAGTTCCGAAGAAGCAAGTTTTTGTTGTAGAAACTACACggaagaaaaatatagaaatgcTGTAGTAAATAAGATTGTAACTATTGCAACTGTTCAGATGGGtaagaagaaattcaaattcctagaaaaatttgttttcatGTGAACCCTGAAAAGTAAAATACCATACATCAAGCATTTGTGATAAACTTTGTTTTTGGTCATCTGTGTTTtctacttttttatttaatttctcattGCAAAGAGTCTTTCAGAGATTCCAACCATTTTGTCTAGGCTTATTTGTTGATGCAACAGCATATAAATTTGTATTCGTGCTAGCATTTAATTGGGATAATCAGCCTGATATTTTTGGACATGTACTTAGTTTTCAACTAAGCATGTTTGCAATACTGTAGGCAAGGAACTTCTTAAGTTAGTGGAGTCAACACTCTCAAAGGGTGCTCGACCAAGTGGCCAAAGAAAGGCATCTGATTCTGTTGGTGAGTCTTTTTTCTCACGGTAGCACTTGTTTCCTCAATCTGTTTGTGAAGAGCAACCTCAGTTAATTCTTGTGTTTTTGCAGCTGCAGAACTCCAAACAAAGTACAAGGACTACATATCCAGCAAATACCCTGAATTACCTGAAGAGCTTGCCTTCTAATTTTGGATGCTCTTGTACGCATTTCTTACTTGTTGACCTTATTTTTGGTTCCAGTAATAAAGTGTATGTTTCTCATGCATTATCAACTGGTGCTGTTGGAGCTGCCACTTCTGGCATGTCCAAAAAATTCTGTTTATCGTTGAATCCCCAATAGTTGCTAAAAAGAAATAGTTTGTATAGTGTTCACTGCTCATGTGGCTGAAATTCATTAAATTGGCTCGGCCAATATTCTTTGGTGCTTTCAAGTTTCTGATAGTTTAAAGTGAAGAAGACTCTTTGACCTTCCGTTTTCTGGAAGGCAGCATTGCGGTATTGGTCATACGTTCAAGGACTGTCTCAAGAAATGGAACGTTGGCGATCTAATGTGAACAGGCCCCGTTTCACACCCTTAGAAAGGATCTCATTCTTGATCAATTCATCCCTCTCTATGAATCCTAACTATTTTTGGATATAGCAAACTCCTCTCTGTGTTTGCATGAGTCTTAAGAAACTTCTGGGAACTGATAAACGCCTGTTTCCGGAGCCGATTTACATCCGATTCAGTCCTCTTTGGATCAGAGTTATGCGAGATAGGATTCACCATTGGTCCTACATCTGGCGCCATTTAGGACTGAAAGGGATTTGCGGTGATAGTATGGGATGAAATTCCAACCAGAGCGTGCACCTAGTGTGGGAAGTAAGCAAGTACTTTGACAAGTTTTCAAGTCTCCCATATCTTCCTGCCTCCAAAGTGACAGATGgtgatataattttttcataaagtTCGGCTATTCACTGAAGGGCTGTTTCCAGGTATGGCCTTCAATGTTGTCTGAATCTATTTTCTTGACCTTTGATTTATTCGTTGTTATGAACTACAAGAAAGTGAAAAGAAGCAAAGAACCatgaaatattttcagttaTAGTAGGATATGATCTTTATCCTGAGCACTCAGatatataaatgtataattCAGAGATCGAATGAAAGTGAGAAAGAAAACGAGGACATGATTTTTTCTGCAGGTGTCAGCCTTTTGGGTTGGATCACTTTTATGTGGCATCCTCCGTGTCGGTCAGGTGTACTttcactgttttctttttcttatttatttttcatatttcttgaCTTTTGTTacaatgatttttctttcatgttcatTCCTGCCTTATGGGCTACTTACTGATAATTCCTACATCATACACATTGTCAAATTTGCGGTTAATCTTTATGGCATTACAAAATAATCCTTGGCGCTAAATTGGTCAGCAAAAATTGTCGAAATGGTGTGTAGCTTAAGACCCAAACACAagtatttttccaaaaaacatgAACTCATTTTACTTGGTATGTGAATATTGTAAGCTACTTACCATGCTTAAAACGACAAAAAACTGTACTTGTCAGGGATGCATCCGTCTGTTGATCGTATGACGTAATATCAGGCTGGTCTTCCATCGGAAGAAATACAGATTGGTGCCATATCATTTGTTGGGTGTCCGAGTTAAACTCAGTATTGAACACTTGGTAAATTGTAAAATGCTGACAAAGGAGGTGGTAGCTCTCTGATAATTTTCTTTTGACTTCTGTTCTTGTATGTTGATTCGTTGAACCCCTACTTCCACGAAGGCCTCCACTAACTGGTGAGGGATTCATGCACCCATCATGGCTGTCTGGGGAATATACCTGATGGATTCGATATTAGGCTTCTCAAACAGACAAACAAAGACTAAAAGACAATACAtcggaagaaaaagaagcaggaAAGTCCACAACTTTGCAGCCACTGTTAAGAGATGATCTCCACTTAACCACCATTTCTTACcgatctttcttcttcttttttcttttccatggcATTATTGCTGAAGAGTGAAAGAGTTGCAAGCTACCTCAAGTGGCATAATATAGCTGGTTGGGCAGGCAGCATGTAGAAGAAACATTCAGTTTGATTCCCATGGCTGATACTCTTTTGGGACCACAACGGTGGGATCGTGACTTCTCATCCGGGAAGAATTGTGAAGGGGGCAGGTGCTTGTGAAGATAATTTTCTATTGTATGAGATCCAAGTTTGACCCGACCTTTATCTTACCAATTTTTCAGCCCTTGGAACTACACGACCAACTCTGTGGTTCACTTCTTTGTCCGTGGCTGAAAACATGAAATGAGACCCAACTGTGCCTTCATGGTGGCTGAACATTAATGTTGGTAAAATGAGGCCTTCGTCTTTAAATTTTGTAGTATTACAGATTTGAATGCGCAAGTGAGTTCTAAACATCAGTCACATATGGTGCAGTATCTTGGCACCGtaacctccaaaaaaaaaaaacaaacaaaaaaaaactgcctTACAGAGGATTCATGGGTTAAAAGGGACAGTGTACTAACTTTTTGATGATGAGAGGACTTGTTAGGTGGGGAAGCATGAGCGCCATACGTACTCTACTGCAGTTTATCCAAGAAATCAAGCATGCACATCAGTGTCTCATTGGTTGATTCTATTTGAACTCCTTCGAGATGGATTTCCATGAACTTGATTGTATACACGTTTCGCCTCTAAACGTAATGGCATTTTCATACAAGGAATCTTAGTGTAAATGCGCAAGAGAATGCTGGGACCAGACTtctatttttgtcatttctcttTTGTCATCGTGCAAAGAAATCAGGTTCTGCGGATTAGGTTTGGTATAGTGCTATTATGGCATTCACTGAGGGGCGTATGATTAAACCAGATCTTAGATTCCAGGGTCAGATCTAATATCGAGTCCAGTACCTCAACTCTACAATTCTAGCAAACTAACTGTGGACTTAGGATCCCTGTTATAAAATCTTAATTTACAAAGAGAGAACGGAGGAGGTCTGACTTGAGATGCTTGGATTTCAATATGCGGAGTTGACAATCTCCTAGTATAATCCTTTATTTTCGAACAAAAAAATTCAGATACTTCTTGAAGttcaaggatttgaaatcctagGATGCCAGTTCTCAAATCACCGCAGCTCTAAGGTCTGAATTAATTAAACATTGTACCCACCAAACACCAAGGATCTAAGAGACTGTTTGAAAACTGAGAATCATATGATCTTTGAAATTAATGTGGCCTGGTTTTGTTGATGTGGCAAACAAATTCATACCGAAGTCTTCATCAAACTGGTCAGACCTATAATCCATATTTGAGATCCACCGTCTACTATTTTACAATGTTAAAATTGTCTGATCTCTAAGATAAAAGAGCAGGGTGTAATCTTAAGTACATGGATTTCAAAAGTTCGGAGACACAAGAAAAGGTTAGGTCAGAAGTAATCAAACAACTCCCAAAGTTAACGGATTGATGAGGTGCATTTACATCTTATTGCATGgtagttgtttttttattccAGATGATAAGAGCAAATATGGATCTTGATTGTATTTGGTTGACGCAAAACCTTGTGACATGGGTTCATATCTAAGCCAACTTCATAAAAGCCATTTGGGAGCTGTCTAACACTCTGACAGCTGATGGTAGGCGGCAGCGATGCTAAAAAATCATTCGATAAAgaacttgtttcttttaaatCAAAGGAATGCCACTGCAAACGCCTGGAGGGGCATAGCATAATTGGTCAGCTACTCCCTTGTAGTACAAAGGGTAGATGTGTGACACTTATCCAAGTCAAAAAAGTAGCCTTGAACTTGGGGAACGGAAAAAAGGGTATTGGGTTTTGGATTCCTTTCTTATCAAAAGTTTGGAACTCAGTGAATCCATGCGAAGCTGAATTAACTCAAAATCTAGGCGGTGTTTAGATCCTAAAACCGTACCACATAGACTAGTGGCTAGCCATCTTTATCTACAAAAAGATGAGAACCTTGCAAAAGCAATTGCGTTTACTGGGAGAGAAGGAATCACTGTCAAGAGCAACCTGATCATGACACAAACTCAGCAATCTAAAGGCATCGACTGTAACAGGTCATCTGCTTTTATGTGCATGAACGCCTTCCTTCTTTCGTGCCAAACAACAGGGAGGAACCAAAAGCGTATGGTGATGAGGATGGTGAAAGTCTCAAGGGTGAGGGTGAGAGGAGCTTTAAGTGTAACTTCAACAGATAAGTGTGGCTTTTGGAGGAAAGTGACACCACAAAAGCAAAACTGAAACCAGCCATAATGATCATGATAGCACCTGGTGTTTCAAATGAACAAGCTACTAAGATACTACCAAGATGTAGTGGACTCAATTATGATAAGGTCACTTGGTGTTTCACACTAACAAGCTACCATACCAAATACATTTCAGGCAATCTTAAATTTGAACTTTGATATGGCCTGAAAGGCGGCACAAGCCACTGGGCCTACTGCCACCAACAATTGTAGGAATACTTTCCTTCTTTTAAGCTTATTTTTTCGTATAATTTCAAAGAAAGAACATCTTTTACAATTTGAAGATTATAGATTTAACCAAAACTATCAAATAAGAGCGTGAAATAACTCTCTTTATTTAGAGAAAACTTTATTTTCTCAAGTTACCAGCAATTCACTTCAAGCTCTTACTGTATGTCCTTTAAAATTGTCAGCAAAAAGTAAGCTGGAAGGAGGTTGGTGCAAGAATTGGGTGGGGCTGATAGGTGGCATGTTATGGTTTTGAACTTTTTGGTGTCCCTTTGTGCTGTACAATAAGGGTCACTAATAAGGGTCACTATGAAGTTGAAGTATGGAAGTAGCAGCGGTACCTCCAATGCATCAAAGATAGTTTTGTACTTTAAGAAAGACAAGGGGTTGGTAAAAGCTTTCAATCTCCTTTGAACAATAGGAcgaaaacaaaataatttttccaGTAAGTGGTGGCATGAACATGAGACTCTGCAGGCTAAAGGTTCCCCAGCTTGCAGGGTATTGGACTCTTGCTGGTCATTCGTCGTGTTCAGAGCATCAAGGTCAAGTTCGGCCTACCCCACGACAACTAGTTCTCTTTcgtctttcttcttgttttaattatttaatttgtCCCGCAGTCGATCACTTGGTTGTCCCCATCGGAAAAAAAGCATGATAGCAACACTCTGTGACCGAGTACATTGGAACGACGAACCAGCTTGGTATGTTTCGTACAGCCAGGAGAGTGGTAGAGCTCCCTGGGAAAGGGCACCAGAGGAAAGACACAACATAGGAATCAGCCAATTAATTTGGGGGTGGGGAAGGTTCGGCTCGGGCCTGGTGGTTGTGCGAGCATGCCACGAGGGTCCCATGGGCGACCTCCTAGAGGAAGGTGAACCGTGTGAAGCATGTCCACGAAGAGAAGACAGGCACCAATTCAGGTGAAGCGTGGGGTCATGTCCTTGGCGCCATCGCTGACATCACAAACCAGAGAGAGACGGATGCTTAGATGATATTATTGGTTCTATAATAGTGGCAACTGAAGATTACAGGCGGTGTGCGTGGTACAAAGGCAATAGATACTGTACAATTTGGAAGTGATGCACCTCACTCCTATCTTACAAAGTCAGTAACAAAAATAGACACAGGAGTTACTCTTATTCCCGTCAAATTTACAAAGAACTCTCCTCGTTTATGATACAAAAAGCAGAGCCTAGTTATCAAGCGCTGTTAGTAACTACGATGGGTTAAGGACTAGAGGTGTTCCAGAGCAGCAAAAGTAGCAGTAGTCTCGTTTCGTCAATAAGCAGCAATCAAAGGCGATGACCCCCCAACCTTCCCTTCTAgctttttatcttcttcttcctcctcctcaccTCCTTCAGTATCCCAGAGGAAGTGAGCGTATGAAGCAAGAACATAGCTGCATTAGCACAAGACGAATCAGACCATGTCATCGAAGATTCAGATTTCAgaatatatctctctctctttctctctctgtgtgtgtgtgtgctatGTGAACACAAAAGGGTGAGAAAGAGATGAAATTGAACTAGCGTTACCACTTACCAGTCATCTGGGGAGGCTTTCACAGCTTGGTCGAAGTAGCTTTCAGCTCTCTTCTCGTCTTTGTGGGTGTCCCATATCAGTTTGGCATAAAGAGACAACACCTCTCCATCGCCTGGAGACTCTAAGATGGCTCGTCCATAGTATTCCTCTGCTTGAGCCGCATCCTTTTCCACCTGCGGATGCACCAGTAACGACAGCACATAGCAACAACAGTTAGGACCTGGAAGAGAGAACTATGGCAGACAAGAAGGGGACAGCGACGGACCCAAAACAACATTgtttttgctttcaaatttaCAAATTGTCCTTGAAGCCAATTTGAAAAAACCTGTGGCAGGCAGTCGGAACTCCGTCAACCGGAATATACCGCTCTGTCCACACCTGAAGTTAAAAGACAGCTTTGTCCTTTTCCACTAGGAACCACAGACCAGTTTCCCATGCGCATAGCTGTACGGGATATTTTCCCTCTttgggagaagaaaagaaacccGAAGGGGGAAAAATGGAGGAGATGATGATGAAGGTGGCAGAGAGGACACAGGAACAAGAGAACATGAGGGGGAGAAAAAACGGAGTCTCAATCGAATCTAGGGGAGAACGAAGAACATAAGAAACCGTTCtatcaaagaaaataattatCGTTCTTCTCTTCTATGAGAAAGAAGAGATAGCAATATATCATAATCCAGGATGATAGCTAAAGTTGTTAATTTGTTCAAGAACAAGTGGAATTTGCTCTGGAATCTCCCAAAGGAAACCCAATTGATCACCCGTAAAAATATGAAAGGAAAAGCCAGCGTACCTCGTGCAAATATCTTCCATAATTTCTCAGCAAAAGCGGATTCCTTGGGTTTGCCTTCAACATCTCCTTGTAATATGCCCCGACCCTACTCTGATCGGATTCTCCATCACTAGATGACTCATGTCCgcctccgccgccgccgccaccattTCTGCCTCCCGTCCGACCTCCCTTCCCACTCCCGCCACCGGAAAACCATACCTCTTCCTTCAACAGCTGTTCCTCCTCCGTCACCATCCCCGCGAGCGCCCCGATCGTTAGAGTTTCCTCGTCCTCCTCCAAAATCCCCACACTCTTCGTCCTCTCCACCCTTCCGGGTCCCTTAGGCACCGGAAGCGCCGGAAACGCACTCGACGCTAACTGTCTGAGCCTGGCACCGGAGTCATCCCCCTCAGACTGCGACAAGTCCGTTTCCGACCTCACTCGGCGGAAACCAGGAGAGTGACCAGAGTCCCTCACCTCGAAATGCAAGGGCGCCCTCGGGGAGGAGGAGCCGCTTCTCGGTGTGAAGGAGACTCCGGTACCGAAATCGTGAATGGAAACACCTCTCGGCGAGACCGACCCCAACGACGGGATCGCCATCTGGCCGGAGCTCGTCCTCCATAACATTGCCTTCATGGTCGAAGAAATCTCAAGAGAATAAAGACGAGAACAAGCAGAGAGAGCctgggaagaaaaaagaaggcagCCTCCCCATTTATACCTCCCAACGCGGACCCTAACGCCGTCCATGCCGCTGAGGACGTCTCCGTTTCAGCAGCGTGACACGTGTCACCCGTCACGTGACCTTTGATTGCCTTCCTCGCCAGGAGACCGTTCCTATTGGCCAACGTGGCAGCAAGAAACAGAAGCTTGCTTACGTGGCGAGTTCTCCGTCGTAGTGCCGTTCTGGAGGACCCCGCGGTGGTCCGAGGAGCAGAGACGCCCTCGGTGCTGGCCAGCTGGAAAGGTAGGAGAATGCCCTCGCATACACTTTATTTTCGTGCTTTGCCACTCGCGCTGCTCTAAGCGGGTCGGATCCTGGGGCGTTCTGTATgcttttcaattaaaaaaaattaaagggacAAACTAAAATAATTCAAGGatttagaaaatatattttgtgtAATACTGAGTTAAATTAATAGAATTATTTCTCAACCTTAGTTTAGAGTTGCCTGTAAAATTGCTAAGCATCGCTGCTCTATGGGACTTGTCAGATCCAAGATTTGTTTTCAGTTGGATGAGTGAAAGCGTGGCAAGTGGTGTAATATTTGCGAAGTCAAAGGTGGCTCGTGAAAGGGTTGTCGGCCTGAGGGTAGCCCCGATTTGACGAGAGACTGCCAACCTTTACGTGAAACCCACCGTTTTCTCCGTCTTTGGTTTGGTAAACCCATCGCCTATGGTTTTGAAAAAATCGGCGATTGGGTTTCCAGCTTCTCGCCGACCTTTGAAGGTTGAGATATGAGATCCTAACAGCTCAAATTTATGGACATTAAATCCATGCTAATGAGATCCTCGATTTCTTTAAACTAAAGatcttcaaaaatatattttataatacaACATCCAATTTAAGATACGAATCTATCAAATACAATGAAGTAGAGTTCAAAAGGTCCGGGTAAAAACTAGTAGGtggtcagttttcattttaaactcTTGTTATATTAATTTTCTGTGTTACAAATGGAACACAACaatatataagttgaagcatgCATGGTGAAAGTGTCAATCCAAGACaccaaaagcaaacaaaaaccTTATAAACATGATGAAAGGAAGAAGACTTTGGCCTTCACTTAAGCGGTGGGATTTCCTCCCATTCACTAAGAACTAAGCGCTTGCTCAGCTAGAAACTGAATTGACTTGAGTGGGCCTTTAGAAAACTCTCGATCTCCCACATGACGATGTTTTCCTCGTTGACTACTCGTCAAATTGGTAAAAATCATAGGCCCCCTTTGGGAGCAAGTTGTTTGACACAAAAGTCCTCATACATGATGTGGCGGCGATTAATTAGTTTTCGGGTTTGAAAATAGCATCAAGTTGTATCCTACGGTCGTTCTCATGAGCCCCCTCTGATATAGAGCTCTTGTTACGCCAAATTGATAAACCTGAACTTCCAATTCGGAACCTAACTCATTTAAACTCCTTGGTCAATGACCAGTAAGGGTTTGTGTCGGGCTAGGGACCCATTGGGCTTTCGGGCTCCCAGCCAGGGCCCGACACCAAACCGGGCTGAGCCAGTtgaagaaatttaaaaaataattttaattgtaatttatatatatattttataaatgtacataatatatctattttaattttacaaaaaaataaatcggGCCTGGGCCCAACTCCGAATCGGGTCTATCTTGTTGCAAAAATGAGGACCGGGCCCCAcccagcccaatgcccacccctGATGACTACCGCCATATGTGGACATCGATCATAAAGAGTTCAGGCCCTGCCGGACaagaatccaaatttgaacgAACAATGAATGAAAACTACATGAGGGGGCCGCGCTGTTCCATTGGGTTGGGTTGTAACTTTGGCTGTCATGTAAACAGTCAAATTTTAAATCTCATgggcattattttttttatgttacaaTATGAAACCAAGTCTAATGGCGTGATATCTTTGTGTTATAAAGAAGCAAAGGAAGTGATTTAATGCCTAAGTTTTGGTCGCAGTACCCTCAATTTGATGGGTGTCACTTCTTCTGCAAGCTAATCAAGCCGATGTTGTATGTTTGCAACTTTTAGAAATATACCAGAAAGTTCGATAACAAAGTATTTTATGTTAGCCAAACGCATGTTTCAAGGACACCATGTTCTTGTTGACATAATTATAAAATGTTGATGAACTTTGATATGAAAATTTCTAGTTgtcatacatacatacatatatatatatatatattaaaatgttGATGAACTTTGATATGGAAATCTTtcgttgtcatatatatatatatatatatattaattatagTTCCTGAACTAAAAATATGTGTTCTTTAACAGTTCATTagacaaacaaaacaatatgtAACTCTTTTACAATTGTTGCTCAAATATGatggcaaattcatgaaataccttaaaaagtgttttataaatctgcccCAACTTTTGAActagattcatataacaattacacattgtttgttttgtttgtcaAACGAGCTGTAAGGGACCATTTGATAGACACATTGTATTGTTACATGAATCTACAATGAAACAGGTTTTATGGAACACTATAAAAGTATTCTATAAAATTACCTTATtttttgaaacagattcatcgaataaaaataatagtatattgttattgttacaATGGTGGAGATAAGTGGAGTCTCCATGGGGCGCGCACACTTTGAAACCTAATTCGATAGGTGGATTTAGGTGAACTTGGGTCCAATTATATGAGACAGCCCCACGAGACCTGGGTCA contains:
- the LOC116265908 gene encoding uncharacterized protein LOC116265908 isoform X2, coding for MRSALLRRLLLGSARQAPSPSHAPRSTVPWAFNATRTAVSAAVADEESECVVFPREGPGVSYGLNWALAGRGVIVKEKAFHNLKSYDLHKNGAAAVDSVKGVPVFVRGSFCKEDKEITKAQFGKLLKQVTAHISSVSNVFVHDGGIGSSSKSDAKVRVISDHASADLMFSNILWRVPTRAISHDSCPVTVYVASSISPAAGELLGLGSQPNAGFIAADFDRSSLILCGKAFADNSGVKDALAALAAPTVFARGGLPLSARLLVVGDSVVLLFGSKDTIQNCTELHKLMVAKDEGVVLSSHGVAPLFRTKDATAPNLYKQPASVIITSADPSGVLPSISKLSPGQAAYHFLAGYQSGKFMPAYHDQFLSLDPLELAKRLSTQLQNSEIPSYLINVSEGEKHVAGKELLKLVESTLSKGARPSGQRKASDSVELQTKYKDYISSKYPELPEELAF
- the LOC116265908 gene encoding uncharacterized protein LOC116265908 isoform X1, whose amino-acid sequence is MRSALLRRLLLGSARQAPSPSHAPRSTVPWAFNATRTAVSAAVADEESECVVFPREGPGVSYGLNWALAGRGVIVKEKAFHNLKSYDLHKNGAAAVDSVKGVPVFVRGSFCKEDKEITKAQFGKLLKQVTAHISSVSNVFVHDGGIGSSSKSDAKVRVISDHASADLMFSNILWRVPTRAISHDSCPVTVYVASSISPAAGELLGLGSQPNAGFIAADFDRSSLILCGKAFADNSGVKDALAALAAPTVFARGGLPLSARLLVVGDSVVLLFGSKDTIQNCTELHKLMVAKDEGVVLSSHGVAPLFRTKDATAPNLYKQPASVIITSADPSGVLPSISKLSPGQAAYHFLAGYQSGKFMPAYHDQFLSLDPLELAKRLSTQLQNSEIPSYLINVSEGEKHVAGKELLKLVESTLSKGARPSGQRKASDSVAAELQTKYKDYISSKYPELPEELAF
- the LOC116265219 gene encoding uncharacterized protein LOC116265219 — protein: MKAMLWRTSSGQMAIPSLGSVSPRGVSIHDFGTGVSFTPRSGSSSPRAPLHFEVRDSGHSPGFRRVRSETDLSQSEGDDSGARLRQLASSAFPALPVPKGPGRVERTKSVGILEEDEETLTIGALAGMVTEEEQLLKEEVWFSGGGSGKGGRTGGRNGGGGGGGGHESSSDGESDQSRVGAYYKEMLKANPRNPLLLRNYGRYLHEVEKDAAQAEEYYGRAILESPGDGEVLSLYAKLIWDTHKDEKRAESYFDQAVKASPDDCYVLASYAHFLWDTEGGEEEEEEDKKLEGKVGGSSPLIAAY